GGGTGAGTACGGGTGGGCTGGGAGCAAtggcatgtgtgtgagtgttgtcgTGGGATGAATGGACTAACCAAAGGAATGAGGATCAGACTCCACTGGTTTGTTTTGGTCAATGCTGTTTAGCATAATCAACAatctattttaaaggggtcatgaactgccttttgtttttattttgtactgttctcagAGGtctacttataatgttatcaaaatgTTTAGATAAAGATACATCTGTTTGAATAGATGTGgcagattgtagactcagaagtaaacggccactgctgtgattggctaacagctGTGTATGTTTGAAAGCCTACATCCTTCaaagatggatgctgctgtgatttagattaaaaatgcataaatacacaacacatcaaatgatctttaaaaacagacaaagcaatagtgaccacgtaataaaaacggttactcacactcatgttttGCGACATgactgtcagatccaatatagcCATGTCGGATccacagcatcatcttttagtctgcggtctggatcttcattaaaaatgaagttcATCCACTATTTCATAATGTCTGCGGGGGTgatgtttagccacactattatgtcataaagtggcacattcacaacctgtcattttggcagactggcttcaatgTTTCAATGTAAGCAGTTTTTAGACTTAACAAGAAagttgagttctgaaacttacaggatgtttttattgtaCAATGACCTCATAtctgtcaaaagatcaagggaattttgatttctcatttcatgacccctttaatatctcAGGAGCTCATCTTGAGGAACTCATCCTGAGGAACTCAAGTCTAATGCAATTAGATCATAATTTTGTAAACTTCCACACAtctcatttagtcattttatagACTGTTTGCTATTGTTAAAACTACAACTGTGCATAAACATCTAATTTTAACTTCCATAAATGGCTGAGATGTTACTTATGTGGAGAGAAGTATCATCATTGTTCATCTaacaattatgattattttttttaaataaagtaacccTTCCAGTAGAGTTTTATCTTCATTCCTGTGAGATAACAACCTTTTGGGGGATTGCTCTCTCTTTGCAAACTGTACCTGTTGTATGTAAAGAGATGCAACCTCATGTCTTTGCTACTAAATTTCACTTATTCGCTGTCACTAACTTATACTATGCATTAAATATGGGAGCAGTCTATATTATCACTGTTATTAATTTGTTGATGAGTTCAACTGAAAATTCTGAGTTACTATTATCTCTAACATCTTGCTTGTGTACTTGTTATGAGTGCTTTTAATCTGTATGTATTTCCAGATGCTCCAGTCTTCAGGgcctgtgttgtgttgtgttgtattatattattgaaatttaattaattttaatattgtttttttttactgtgtttaaaCACGGTTAATTGTAAAATTGTTATTGTGGAACTTAAGAGTATTTCATACGCCCTGAACACTGGAGCagttctttttttgtattaaattcaaataaCTCCTGTATTGATATTTCAGATGCAATCCTGCTTGAATTAATGATTTTTGTTATTGCATTAATTTACTTGCTTCATGCTTAACCTTTACAGgttcttaaaaatattataacattgtgTTTAACCAATGGGGAGGTTGGCGGTGTGTCTTCTCTGCAGTCTACTTTCTGCTATTAGCCCAGGCCTGCTAGAGTTGGGTGGGGTTGGTTTTGTTGGGTATGGAGTTGGCAGTGGAGGGTATTGAGTAGAATGTGTATCTTGTGATGAGAACGAGAAATTCACTAAGAGTGTAGGGACTCTCTCCCCAGAACAAGACAGTGGCCACACCCAACCAGGGTGTCTGGGACATGAGGGGAAAGCAGTTTTATGCGGGTATAGAGATCAAGGTGTGGGCCGTAGCCTGCTTCGCCCCTCAGAAACAATGCAGAGAAGATTTGCTCAAGTAAGGATTGTTcttaactcttttttttatttatttattttttttctctgtagtcTCTCTTAGTCTTCTCCTAAAGAtgcatgattaaattattttaattaaaagactTATTATAAACCtttcacatttttgttgattagtattttatgtgtttgataatttaatgaatgtttatgcattttcaaGATGTTggaaaatttggttttaaatttgtTACGGTTTGACAAGGATATTCAAACATTGAAAAACTTTTACAAACATCTTTCCAAAAGTGCttggttaaagttttttttttttttttttttttgtatatataggAGTTTCACTGACCAGCTGCGCAAAATATCCAAGGATGCAGGGATGCCCATCCAAGGCCAGCCCTGCTTCTGCAAGTACGCCCAGGGAGCAGACAGCGTGGAGCCGATGTTCAAGCATCTCAAGATGTCTTATGTGGGACTACAGCTCATTGTGGTCATTCTGCCTGGGAAAACACCAGTCTATGGTAAAGAGAGCTCCTCTAATGTTGAAGCACAACAAATGTCAGAGAATCTGACACTGTGATTATAGGGCTGGGAGATGATCAGATGATGATAATTATCGTAATATAATTTTCCTCAATAATACAAGAGTTCGATAAATGCTCAATATAATGTTGTTTACACTCCAAAAGCGGAATGAAACAGCACTGCTCATTTGAACTGCGCCACATGGAGCATTTAAGTTCAAACGGCAACGCTGAGCAAAATGGAAATAGCCAGATGAAGCCGCGCTgaaaaacaggagaaacactgaaCAATGAtacagtcagaaggcttttcaagctacaaattgccatcatttaccatggatttactgtagtaacactaactgccATGGTATTGTGCAAGATATGTGGGATATTGGATTTTATAACGTTATTAATGTAGATGTGTTAAAGGGTAAGTTCcctcaaaaattataataatgtcattaattactcaccctcatgtcctttcaaacctgtaagaccttggttcatcttcggaacacaaattaagatattttttgatggaaTATgagagctgaattttcatttttgggggaactatccctttaaatgaattaaaggagtagtggaatataattacagtatttttgtgattaagctatagcgtttacattttaaatttttaacatgatattgaggtgctatatgtttggttttaactgtggttatcatgaGCTAAATGTATGCTATTATGGAAGACCAGTGGTTAATTgtaaactcaaacaaacaaacgaaaacccctcaaacagtcagaataataaaatttgaaggttgataaataaaaatgaggttGTTCCAATTTTTACAGATGgtactgtttttgataatgaactgTTTTGATAATTgacatctgcatcctaactcaagctgcTACTGTTGTCAACTCAGGCTACCATCAAATGTGCATAAGagacaaaaaatctaaaattattagtattgcagcctgcactgcaaaGTCTGCTGAAGATACACGGCATCaaagtcaggcaacacaaacctcTTTCATGATTTGAAACCATATCATTAGAACatgaagaaaataagaaataaacatttcctgaCCATAAATGACTGGAAACGTGAAAAGAATttaaatgtgaagtgtttgtcatgttctgaccataaagagaGTTTAGTTTAAAACCAGAATTAATGGTCTGGCTTCTACAACTTTAACTTAGTGCAAAAATCTGCCTTTGAACTTGAAAGTAATAAAGATTTGAagtttattgtgataattatcaatATCGACTGGTAtgacaaattgtgtttttttggccatatcgcccagcacTACTGTAATACTCAAGTGGTTTTGTGCCTCTCCAGCGGAAGTGAAGCGTGTAGGAGATACTCTGCTAGGAATGGCCACTCAATGCGTTCAGGTGAAGAATGTGGTGAAGACGTCCCCTCAGACGCTGTCCAATCTCTGTCTGAAGATCAACGCCAAACTAGGAGGCATCAACAATGTGCTGGTGCCGCATCAAAGGTGggatttggaaaagaaaaaattagGTACCAAATTATTTTAAGTGAATATATGAGTgcataaactatatatacatacatacatacgtacatacatacacGTGCATCTTTCAGCTGTGGTTACAGTTCTTTgcaaaacacattacattaaatgaccccccccccccaatttgtGATTTTTGTATCGTAATGTCTATTGGACCCAAACAATGGAGGTTTCACACATCCCCGTTTCTCACAACAACAAAACTCCACATAACAAAAAATGAGACAACAACACAATATATATCTTTCACATCCACATCCCCAAATAGCagaacaaaaacttaaaaaaaaaaaaaaaaggaaaacaaaaatagagagagactgataacagCCGTCAGTAGAGAGAACAACGTCCAATTTAGCGTCACTCCCATAGACGCTGTATAAGAAACACCCTCGCCTTAGCGTTAacccttttttttgtaaattgatgcagaggtaatataatacaaaatttagtgtacattaaataaaagaaaatacaaaaactttgGAGGATTTACAATGCTGATGACCGTTGAAACGtaacacaaaaaaatttttaaaacactcaaaaaaaaaaaaaaaaaaacatttttagtccactcaaaaaaaaaaaaaaaaaaaaaaaaactgtcacctAGCAACAGGACTGACAGTCATAGGCAATTTTAAAGAGCTTTGATGCATTGTCAGCCTGAAAATTCCCCAAACAAAGAAAGGAAACTTTTATTCTGTTCCTTCATATGTCTGTGTTTGCTTTCCATCAGGCCCTCTGTATTCCAGCAGCCGGTCATCTTCTTGGGGGCTGATGTCACTCACCCACCTGCAGGTGATGGGAAGAAACCATCCATTGCAGCTGTGGTGGGAAGCATGGATGGGCACCCTAGCCGCTATTGTGCCACCGTGCGAGTGCAAACCTCACGCCAGGACCTGTCCCAGGAACAGTTCTACAGCCAGGAAGTCATCCAGGATCTTACCAACATGGTGCGAGAGCTCCTCATTCAGTTCTACAAGTCTACTCGATTCAAGCCCACACGCATCATCTACTACCGAGGAGGAGTCTCTGAGGGCCAGATGAAGCAGGTGAGTCATCCGGAGATGATGCATTGATTCAGACTGCAGCTACATTGATAATATTTGAAAGCTGATTTcatctgaatgaaatgaaatgtgattttgagATGGATAAATTACATGTTCAGTTTTTCTTCTCAAAGTAATGTTGATAATTGTCTCGTGCAGGTTGCCTGGCCAGAGCTGATCGCCATCAGGAAAGCTTGCATCAGTCTAGAAGAGGACTACAGACCAGGAATCACCTACATCGTAGTGCAGAAACGTCACCACACTCGGCTCTTTTGCTCTGACAAAGCTGAGAGGGTGAGTTTTACTgcactccagtcacatgatccttcagatatcattttaatatgctgatttgctactcaagaaattattattatcagattcaatgttgaaacagttgagctgcttaatattttgtggcaaatgcaatacttttttttaggatacttagATTTAGTCGAACATTTTAGAAACtgcgtttatttgaaatgaacTTTTGAACTAAGTAAAAGAAATCTTACTGCCACACTCTTGAACCGTAGTGTAGGATTACATTATGATTGTGTGTATAATGAGTGTATGATTCTTCATTCTCAATCATATGTTAAgcttaaatttgtaatatttcatttatttatttatttatttatttattgggtacTTTGTTTAAGTTTAAGAAGACTTCTACAGACTTCTTGTTGCTTGTTTTCCAACCATTAAACTGCCTCATCTTttgttgattatgatttcacttgaACTTTAGTGTGTAATCTTGCTGTTAGATCATAAACTACGTCTGCAAGGTTACAATGCTCAGAGTTCAATGCAAAGGGAGAtgggagatattttcttttaaagaaatcgctgtttaaggattacaaagaacatctggtagggactacaacaagcttcttcctgggtttgtgacatcactaacCCCGATGTTTACAAGCCCCGCCCCTGCGAACACGCAACTACCCCTAATGGTAAGGGGGCGTGATGTTTCCGGAAAATGTGCACTAGGCGGTTAGCGAATCGCAGACAAACTTAGTTCGCTAACAAATCGGAGCCCATTGTGtgtttctgagggaggggcttcatagaacCAGGAACTCAACAGAACGTTTTGATGAGAATGGAAACAgcggtgtagaataaaggtaaaatacatgaaaataatgtgTCAAGCTTTCGAAAAAAGCTGAttaaccacccctttaaaaacaaaaactgcggTTTGTCATTTCTGACTCTCTAAGTGGGTGGTTCATAGTCAGAATATGCGTAGTAGACATGCagtgttaaatgttaaaagtaccggtttatatgaaacaaaatattaaatttcagAGTGGGTGGACGACCTAGAGCAAACACACCTGTTTTATAAAGAAAGCATCAACAAAATCTTGTTGTTTTACTGTCATGTTCAGATAACACATTGTGTAAATCTTAAAATCAACTTGAATGATTCATTGCATTCTCTTCTAAATCTTGTATACAAATTTCTTTGACTTAGGTCGGGAAGAGTGGCAATGTCCCAGCAGGAACTACAGTGGACAGCACTATTACACACCCCTCAGAGTTTGACTTCTACCTGTGCAGCCATGCTGGTATCCAGGTGAGTCACAACCCAGTTgcttatttttctaatttatccATTTTTCCATTCAAGATTTCACACATTTGCATTTTCTTCCCATAGGGCACAAGCCGTCCCTCTCACTATCACGTCTTGTGGGATGACAACTGTTTCACAGCCGATGAACTGCAACTTTTGACTTACCAGCTCTGCCACACCTATGTGCGCTGCACCCGCTCCGTCTCTATCCCCGCACCAGCCTACTACGCCCGGCTTGTGGCGTTCCGTGCCCGCTACCACTTAGTGGACAAAGACCATGACAGGTTATTAGCATATCATTATTGACGGGATGTTCTtgtaaagttaataaaatgattttaatgctttctgtatcattttttttgtgtgcagtgCTGAGGGCAGTCACGTATCAGGACAGAGTAACGGCCGAGACCCTCAGGCCTTGGCAAAGGCGGTCCAGATTCACTATGATACCCAGCACACTATGTACTTCGCCTGACGTCAACCAGCAGGAGACGCACTTCTACACTCCCTCTtcaatctgtctctctctctcttcctcttcccgTTTCTCTCTATCGCGTCTTCGTCTGCAGCAAAGCAGTTCTGAAGCCAGGGGGCCATCTGTCAGTCGAGTCGAAATTGGTCTGCCTCAGAAGAACCAACCTCTACCAGCAGTCCTGCACTGAGAGGCTTTTGGCCTCCaatgcacagagaaaaaaaatcaaattgagccatttttaacttttcatttctttttgattttgaatgtctttttaatttgtaatatacacTGAGTGTGAGCAAACCTGCGCCATTGGTCAGGGCAGCTCTTGCTCTCTCAGCTAAGCTGGACTCTGTCTACTTTTACCTCAAGCCACCATTGGCTGAATCTTGTCACATGTCTTTTGGGGCGGGTGGGGTGGATCTTGCATGTCGGGGAGGGGGAGGTTGGGTTGACTTGGATGgatttgtttttctcctttttatgGTCGTATTTGGACTCTCTCCTCTCAGTCTTTTACAAACGAGGTGACCTTGGTATACATACCCATTACCTGCTGCCATTTTGTGCGCTTGTGTGGATGTGTGTtcgttcgtgtgtgtgtgtgtttgtgtgaatgtaggTTCATGTCTCATGGCAGGCCACTGAAATGTAAAGGGAAATCTAGGAGTAACTGCTGTAAatgcctctctctttttttttttttttttttttttttttttatattaacacacacagatatataaaaatatataaatatttacagctCTATAAGCATATTTCACTTGATGATCTAACAGGCTTTCATAAGCTGATGGTTTTGTGTAGCAGTAGCATTACCCATAGTCTCCTCTGTGAGTGTTGGGGTTGTTGGACCTGGGCAAACAGGGCTTGGTACAGGTGCCATCCTGCCTGTGGCAAGACTGGAAATGCGTACATCTTATTCGGAAGTTTATTTTACAGGGTTGAAAGGTATGGCCATTGCACAGTTACAGACGTAGCACTAATGCGCCGTCTGATAGGCTAGGCTTGCAACATACAGCACTCTTCcttttatgcatttatacataAGATTCAAATCAGATTTGTAAgagtttaatataaatgttttttgtgataAACTTTAACAGTTTGTTAGAGTAGATAATCGTTGTTCTTGTCGTTCTTAATGTTGATATTGATCAGTTGTCTGCAAATCGGTCGCATAATTAATTGATCCAGGAGTCAATGTGGTTGTAAgtggagaggttttttttttcttcttttttatacaGCTTAAATTCTTGTAGCGTTGTGGCAATGGTAATGAGGGCCCAAAATGCTTTGGTTTGTCcacttagtcttttttttttttttttttaaagtttgaattgATCAAAGTTTTGAGCTTTAGCTAATTTCTGTACCAAGTTAATGGAAAGTAAGTAGAGTGACAAATCAGAAATTTGGGGGTAAATATTTCGCAATGTTCAGCAGTTAAATGAATTTTACACTTAAAGTGTGTTTATTACTTCTGTGTGTATGTGAACTTGAATCTATAATATAAATCTGAATGAACTTtcttttgcatattaaaaataggACACCATACATTAAGACACATGAGCATAAGCACTGCCTTTGGACTGAACGGCACCGATGGTGCAGTTTGAAGGGTCTCCAGTGTGCACGCCTCGTCAGGGGGCTGCTCTGCAAAAACCCTTTTGTAATAAACCATCCGTAAAGCAGCAGGTTTGCTATAAATGAGTTTGAGCACCAGCCTGTCGATGGCGTGGACGCTGGTCCCATGCAAAAAGAACAGGAAGTGGGCAAGGGCATCACATGCAATAAGTTGGATTTAAGCATTGAATGCTAAAAAGGTTACTCGAAGTCAAAGCTTCCAGAGAATAATGTGACTGAGGAGTATGTGTGCATGTCCTTTTTAGGCAGTTTCACTAAATTGTTACATGACATTTAATTCCAGTTTCTATCATGATATCATTGCAAAGCAATATAACTCAAAATCTAGAACAATATAAAAGCTGTAATACTTTTTTGTCAGTGTGGCTGTTGGTTGGATTCCTATTGCCATTTGTGTTTATGTACTTCTTTTGCTTGTATCAATCAGTGGGAATGTGCATATGGTGGACTAGCTCTTTAGGCTATGTGGAAAATGTTCAAATTTAAACTGTGCTTGCCTGCATGCCAGAGTATTGTTCTgatctcttataaaatatttattattgcgcagaagttttttttttttttttaatgtgtaaatcaATACAGTGAGACTGTTTTGAGTAGCGATGTTGTCCGGTCTCATttacaagattttaaaattttctcCAGAAATGTCAATAACTCAGATGAGGGACAGATTTGGGGGCTGAAGGGATGAGGATGCCGGTCTTTGTGAGCTTCAACCCAAacgaggtatttttttttttcaatcactgGGCTGCTAAGACTGACCTCCTCAACCTTTCTTTCCATCCTCATGCTAATGAGGAGCCCCTTTACCCACTGTCTTGTTCCCTCTCTGCTCTTGGGCTCTTCAGTGCTGTGGCGCCGCCCTGGTGGCACCTCCACACATGCACTTCCTCTCTGCATGTGGTGGGCCCCAAGGGCCCACTGCACAAGGATTACCTCTCAACTTTTTTTAACCCGTTCTCTGTCCCAATTTATAgagagcatgatttttttttttaattcctatttGATATATATGGCtttgttatttgaaaaatgtgtattgtaatttaatttttagtttctcTTACTGGTGTGTAGCTTTTTTGTGCTGTTCTATTCTCGTGTTCTGAGCTGTGTGACTTGTCCAATAGCAATGGGGGCACTTTCTTTGACCTGCTGGGGAACGCTCAGGACTCCTGTAGCTTCTCCTATCTTGGTGCCCCATCAGTTGCTGTATTTGCTTTgtgacattttaaagaaaaatctacCCCCTTTTTTTAGCCTGCAGGGAATATTTGTGTTATTGTGCTAAGTAATAAATTGGTATTTTATGCCTATAACACACACCTCGGTCTCCTGTCATTTTTGAAGTTCAGTTATCCTACTGAAAAAATTTTGTCCTTCATTATTGTATAGTTATCaatgatttatataaattaatttgtatctaaatgttgattaaaatgtttatttattggacaatgtttttttttatttgatgttttctaAAAATAGATTGAACTTAAAGCCACTAGATGGCAACACCTGCTTAGGTCTACAAGGTAAACCACTCACTGttgtgatgcattacaatccaGCTTAAATGGTTTTCTTTGCTAAATGTTTATGTAcgaattatatacatttacatattaatagaACAAAccattaatctctctctcttttttaatacTCCAATATCATTTGAGAAGTGTATACTACTTGTGGATCATTTAAGATCAGCTGTTGATATTACGGTGTTCACATTTCTTTATTACACAGGTTGCCGTTTAAAACGCTGTATGATTGTTGAATTACACTTGAGCTTCATTGTGGGCCATCACTCATTcatctgctctctctcttttgtgtACCCACTCTCGTTTCCTGTGTTCTGTGCTGTTGTCATGACTACTGTTGCCAAGGAGAGGCAGCCACAAGAGAAAGGAAACTTAAACCAGAGATCTTGTAGCTGTAATATTTAATTCATCACCTCAGACACTAACGTTTGCATGTTATGGAGAAGGATGAAACAAAGGAAAAgggtaaaataacacaaaaacaacaaagccaTATGAAATAACTTGGTAGTCTCtttatcaaataattatattttaaaatgtaagtttcagtAACCCCcgcacccccccaaaaaaaacccacTAGCAATTCATCTTTAATCACCTCGCAAGGTAACCTTATATTGCAGTAATCAGATCATTTGTACCTTTGTAAAATATCCCTTTACAACTTAACAGCCATGTGATTTCACACTTCTGCCTAAAACACTGTTATAGAGTGTTTTTGAGAGGAAGTAGATTACtgatgatcacaaaaaaaaaaaaaaatcgactggTATACTAGTGTGAGGATTTTGGTATAAGCCATCACAGTCGCCCTCAGAATTGCCCACATTAGCAAACACCCTCACAAGCCCACCCTTTTAAAGCAATTTCTTTGTGAAAACAGTCTCATAAAGGAAAAGGGCAAGCACTCTTTGCAGCGTCCCATCAAAAGCGCTTAATGTTTTGAGGCGTATTGTAGACAGCCCCTAGATTGTCTTTGTGTTAATTGATCTGCTAGCAGACACCAGTCTCGCCCTCCCTCCTCTGTCTCGCTCCGTCTCCCTTTATATCCTGCCATCCACTGCTTTCCTTTCAGGATGAGAGTGGCTTTGCTCGACAGTGTTTCTAAAGATGGATGAGACTGGCATACTTGAAACACCTGTAAGGGTTATCGGCCTGCCCAATAGGCAATCGCTACTCTCACAGCAAGCAACCAACCCATGAAGGTTTTGTTGCAGGGAACAGGACATTGCTTTTGTCTTTGCCTTAGTGTCCTGAAGCACA
The Cyprinus carpio isolate SPL01 chromosome A19, ASM1834038v1, whole genome shotgun sequence genome window above contains:
- the LOC109076859 gene encoding protein argonaute-4 isoform X4, with the protein product MEALGPGPPAPTSLFQPPRRPGLGTVGKPIRLLANHFQVQIPKIDVYHYDIDIKPEKRPRRVNREVVDTMVRHFKMQIFGDRQPGYDGKRNMYTANPLPIGRDRVDLEVTLPGEGKDQTFKVSLQWVSVVSLQMLLEALSGHLNEVPEDSVQALDVITRHLPSMRYTPVGRSFFSPPEGYYHPLGGGREVWFGFHQSVRPAMWNMMLNIDVSATAFYRAQPVIEFMCEVLDIQNINEQTKPLTDSQRVKFTKEIRGLKVEVTHCGQMKRKYRVCNVTRRPASHQTFPLQLENGQAMECTVAQYFKQKYSLQLKYPHLPCLQVGQEQKHTYLPLEVCNIVAGQRCIKKLTDNQTSTMIKATARSAPDRQEEISRLVKSNNMVGGPDPYLKEFGIVVHNDMTEVTGRVLPAPMLQYGGRNKTVATPNQGVWDMRGKQFYAGIEIKVWAVACFAPQKQCREDLLKSFTDQLRKISKDAGMPIQGQPCFCKYAQGADSVEPMFKHLKMSYVGLQLIVVILPGKTPVYAEVKRVGDTLLGMATQCVQVKNVVKTSPQTLSNLCLKINAKLGGINNVLVPHQRPSVFQQPVIFLGADVTHPPAGDGKKPSIAAVVGSMDGHPSRYCATVRVQTSRQDLSQEQFYSQEVIQDLTNMVRELLIQFYKSTRFKPTRIIYYRGGVSEGQMKQVAWPELIAIRKACISLEEDYRPGITYIVVQKRHHTRLFCSDKAERVGKSGNVPAGTTVDSTITHPSEFDFYLCSHAGIQGTSRPSHYHVLWDDNCFTADELQLLTYQLCHTYVRCTRSVSIPAPAYYARLVAFRARYHLVDKDHDSAEGSHVSGQSNGRDPQALAKAVQIHYDTQHTMYFA
- the LOC109076859 gene encoding protein argonaute-4 isoform X1 — protein: MEALGPGPPAPTSLFQPPRRPGLGTVGKPIRLLANHFQVQIPKIDVYHYDIDIKPEKRPRRVNREVVDTMVRHFKMQIFGDRQPGYDGKRNMYTANPLPIGRDRVDLEVTLPGEGKDQTFKVSLQWVSVVSLQMLLEALSGHLNEVPEDSVQALDVITRHLPSMRYTPVGRSFFSPPEGYYHPLGGGREVWFGFHQSVRPAMWNMMLNIDVSATAFYRAQPVIEFMCEVLDIQNINEQTKPLTDSQRVKFTKEIRGLKVEVTHCGQMKRKYRVCNVTRRPASHQTFPLQLENGQAMECTVAQYFKQKYSLQLKYPHLPCLQVGQEQKHTYLPLEVCNIVAGQRCIKKLTDNQTSTMIKATARSAPDRQEEISRLVKSNNMVGGPDPYLKEFGIVVHNDMTEVTGRVLPAPMLQYGGRVSTDTGRDCSRGLSPQNKTVATPNQGVWDMRGKQFYAGIEIKVWAVACFAPQKQCREDLLKSFTDQLRKISKDAGMPIQGQPCFCKYAQGADSVEPMFKHLKMSYVGLQLIVVILPGKTPVYAEVKRVGDTLLGMATQCVQVKNVVKTSPQTLSNLCLKINAKLGGINNVLVPHQRPSVFQQPVIFLGADVTHPPAGDGKKPSIAAVVGSMDGHPSRYCATVRVQTSRQDLSQEQFYSQEVIQDLTNMVRELLIQFYKSTRFKPTRIIYYRGGVSEGQMKQVAWPELIAIRKACISLEEDYRPGITYIVVQKRHHTRLFCSDKAERVGKSGNVPAGTTVDSTITHPSEFDFYLCSHAGIQGTSRPSHYHVLWDDNCFTADELQLLTYQLCHTYVRCTRSVSIPAPAYYARLVAFRARYHLVDKDHDSAEGSHVSGQSNGRDPQALAKAVQIHYDTQHTMYFA
- the LOC109076859 gene encoding protein argonaute-4 isoform X3 — translated: MEALGPGPPAPTSLFQPPRRPGLGTVGKPIRLLANHFQVQIPKIDVYHYDIDIKPEKRPRRVNREVVDTMVRHFKMQIFGDRQPGYDGKRNMYTANPLPIGRDRVDLEVTLPGEGKDQTFKVSLQWVSVVSLQMLLEALSGHLNEVPEDSVQALDVITRHLPSMRYTPVGRSFFSPPEGYYHPLGGGREVWFGFHQSVRPAMWNMMLNIDVSATAFYRAQPVIEFMCEVLDIQNINEQTKPLTDSQRVKFTKEIRGLKVEVTHCGQMKRKYRVCNVTRRPASHQTFPLQLENGQAMECTVAQYFKQKYSLQLKYPHLPCLQVGQEQKHTYLPLEVCNIVAGQRCIKKLTDNQTSTMIKATARSAPDRQEEISRLVKSNNMVGGPDPYLKEFGIVVHNDMTEVTGRVLPAPMLQYGGRGLSPQNKTVATPNQGVWDMRGKQFYAGIEIKVWAVACFAPQKQCREDLLKSFTDQLRKISKDAGMPIQGQPCFCKYAQGADSVEPMFKHLKMSYVGLQLIVVILPGKTPVYAEVKRVGDTLLGMATQCVQVKNVVKTSPQTLSNLCLKINAKLGGINNVLVPHQRPSVFQQPVIFLGADVTHPPAGDGKKPSIAAVVGSMDGHPSRYCATVRVQTSRQDLSQEQFYSQEVIQDLTNMVRELLIQFYKSTRFKPTRIIYYRGGVSEGQMKQVAWPELIAIRKACISLEEDYRPGITYIVVQKRHHTRLFCSDKAERVGKSGNVPAGTTVDSTITHPSEFDFYLCSHAGIQGTSRPSHYHVLWDDNCFTADELQLLTYQLCHTYVRCTRSVSIPAPAYYARLVAFRARYHLVDKDHDSAEGSHVSGQSNGRDPQALAKAVQIHYDTQHTMYFA
- the LOC109076859 gene encoding protein argonaute-4 isoform X2 — translated: MEALGPGPPAPTSLFQPPRRPGLGTVGKPIRLLANHFQVQIPKIDVYHYDIDIKPEKRPRRVNREVVDTMVRHFKMQIFGDRQPGYDGKRNMYTANPLPIGRDRVDLEVTLPGEGKDQTFKVSLQWVSVVSLQMLLEALSGHLNEVPEDSVQALDVITRHLPSMRYTPVGRSFFSPPEGYYHPLGGGREVWFGFHQSVRPAMWNMMLNIDVSATAFYRAQPVIEFMCEVLDIQNINEQTKPLTDSQRVKFTKEIRGLKVEVTHCGQMKRKYRVCNVTRRPASHQTFPLQLENGQAMECTVAQYFKQKYSLQLKYPHLPCLQVGQEQKHTYLPLEVCNIVAGQRCIKKLTDNQTSTMIKATARSAPDRQEEISRLVKSNNMVGGPDPYLKEFGIVVHNDMTEVTGRVLPAPMLQYGGRVSTDTGRDCSRNKTVATPNQGVWDMRGKQFYAGIEIKVWAVACFAPQKQCREDLLKSFTDQLRKISKDAGMPIQGQPCFCKYAQGADSVEPMFKHLKMSYVGLQLIVVILPGKTPVYAEVKRVGDTLLGMATQCVQVKNVVKTSPQTLSNLCLKINAKLGGINNVLVPHQRPSVFQQPVIFLGADVTHPPAGDGKKPSIAAVVGSMDGHPSRYCATVRVQTSRQDLSQEQFYSQEVIQDLTNMVRELLIQFYKSTRFKPTRIIYYRGGVSEGQMKQVAWPELIAIRKACISLEEDYRPGITYIVVQKRHHTRLFCSDKAERVGKSGNVPAGTTVDSTITHPSEFDFYLCSHAGIQGTSRPSHYHVLWDDNCFTADELQLLTYQLCHTYVRCTRSVSIPAPAYYARLVAFRARYHLVDKDHDSAEGSHVSGQSNGRDPQALAKAVQIHYDTQHTMYFA